In Patescibacteria group bacterium, one DNA window encodes the following:
- a CDS encoding S8 family serine peptidase, whose translation MKNKIKFLLISVLVMSCVLLVSNFVLAADEYVPDQIIVKLKQNVATTADAVGKIAQGFNTTILRTDESANFAVLKLPTTATVDQAVAYYNNKKLRPEVEYAEPNYIYHMSWSPNDPYRVNQWNFNAINMAEAWDYDTTAPLHGGDPSVVVAVVDTGIAYEDFDIYSKASDFTGIYPTFASGYDFVNNDTHANDDQGHGTHVASTIAESTDNSIYTAGIAFNSTIMPVKVLDSNGSGDAAKTASGITWAKDHGATIINMSLGSTAYSQTVADAVTAAANAGVIMVAAAGNGGQDGVGDPELDYPARLSQVISVGSTRYHNNLRSSFSNYGNGLDLVAPGGQTDEGYFMGTYSFNATYGAPCTYDPTGTFGDPGCFIGSDGILQQSFAYFFLPVNYAGNATTVAWLINGTSQATPHVAGTAALLKAYGVPNNNLRSIIDNSATDLGTSGYDTEYGHGLLNAANAFTFPTITSLSTSSADNSSNTNITVSGSNFVAGATMAIGATALTNVNVVNSSTITAIVPKHLSSGSYDISVTSNGKTTSASNSFTVLNSAPSDVSNLRVRASNGRVYFKWKNPTTWDFDKVKIRRKNKSFPTSYSDGKKVFNKSKTSFTNKNLNRNKKYYYKIYTYDTAGNYSSGVPVVVVPKNNSIVSESSNNYVATGDVNKDGLDEMIVGAKKGHESKIYVTNKNGDKLYKKNGFYPFGSGKSNCGINVASGDLNMDGTDEIIASQGAPCKSRVKVFNKSGKSKFKKKGFKPFKKGVGVTVASGDLDGDNYDEIIVGQEKDQAKIYMYKLSGNSFVKVFKSKGFKAYSGNNGVRVFSGDLDFDGKDEIVTMPNSAKKEIKVFTKTGKKKFKSSGFLPYGNYTNYVRTFVGDSNTDGYYEINTSSSGSSLIKAFSYKGQKSTPKVINNYTLNSKEFAVGRF comes from the coding sequence ATGAAAAACAAAATTAAATTTTTATTAATTTCCGTCTTGGTGATGAGTTGTGTTTTGTTGGTTTCAAATTTTGTTCTGGCAGCTGATGAGTACGTGCCAGATCAAATCATTGTAAAATTAAAACAAAATGTGGCGACAACTGCAGATGCAGTTGGAAAGATAGCTCAAGGTTTTAACACAACAATTTTAAGGACAGATGAATCGGCAAATTTTGCGGTTTTGAAATTGCCAACAACTGCGACTGTTGATCAAGCTGTTGCTTATTATAATAATAAAAAGTTAAGACCAGAAGTAGAATATGCAGAGCCGAATTATATTTATCATATGAGTTGGAGTCCGAATGATCCATATCGTGTTAATCAGTGGAATTTTAATGCAATAAATATGGCTGAAGCATGGGATTATGATACAACAGCTCCTTTGCATGGAGGCGATCCATCAGTTGTTGTTGCTGTAGTTGATACTGGTATAGCCTATGAAGATTTTGATATTTATTCTAAAGCTAGTGATTTTACAGGAATTTATCCAACTTTTGCTTCCGGATATGATTTTGTAAATAATGATACTCATGCAAATGATGATCAAGGTCATGGAACACATGTTGCAAGTACAATTGCTGAAAGTACAGACAATAGTATTTATACTGCAGGCATTGCTTTTAATTCAACGATAATGCCAGTTAAGGTTTTGGATTCAAATGGTTCTGGTGATGCAGCTAAGACAGCTTCTGGAATTACATGGGCAAAAGATCATGGTGCTACAATTATTAATATGAGTTTGGGATCAACTGCTTATTCACAAACTGTGGCTGATGCAGTAACAGCAGCTGCTAATGCTGGTGTAATAATGGTAGCTGCAGCAGGTAACGGTGGGCAGGATGGGGTTGGTGATCCTGAATTGGATTATCCAGCAAGATTGTCGCAAGTCATTTCTGTTGGATCAACAAGATATCATAACAATTTAAGATCGAGTTTTTCGAATTATGGAAATGGATTGGATCTTGTTGCGCCAGGTGGTCAGACAGACGAAGGTTATTTTATGGGAACATATTCTTTTAATGCAACATATGGAGCGCCTTGTACTTATGACCCTACTGGAACGTTTGGTGATCCTGGTTGTTTTATTGGTTCAGATGGAATTTTACAACAAAGCTTTGCTTATTTTTTCTTGCCAGTGAATTATGCAGGAAATGCTACAACAGTTGCTTGGTTAATTAATGGGACTTCTCAAGCAACACCTCATGTTGCAGGAACGGCAGCACTTTTGAAGGCTTATGGTGTGCCAAATAATAATTTAAGATCAATTATTGATAATTCAGCGACAGATCTTGGAACTTCTGGATATGATACAGAATATGGTCATGGACTTTTGAATGCTGCAAATGCTTTTACATTTCCAACAATAACATCTCTTTCAACATCTTCGGCAGATAATTCTAGCAATACAAATATAACTGTAAGTGGATCAAATTTTGTGGCAGGTGCAACGATGGCAATTGGAGCAACTGCTTTGACTAATGTTAATGTTGTTAATAGTTCAACAATTACGGCAATTGTTCCAAAACATTTATCTTCCGGTTCATATGATATTTCAGTAACTTCAAATGGCAAGACAACTTCAGCATCAAATTCATTTACTGTTTTAAATTCTGCTCCAAGCGATGTTTCTAATTTGAGAGTAAGGGCTTCAAATGGCAGAGTCTATTTTAAATGGAAAAATCCAACAACTTGGGATTTTGATAAAGTTAAAATAAGGAGAAAAAATAAATCATTTCCAACAAGCTATTCTGATGGCAAGAAAGTTTTTAATAAAAGTAAAACGAGTTTTACAAATAAAAATTTGAATCGAAATAAAAAGTATTATTATAAAATATATACTTATGATACAGCAGGCAATTATTCTTCTGGCGTGCCAGTAGTCGTAGTGCCAAAAAATAATTCTATAGTTTCAGAAAGTTCTAATAATTATGTTGCAACAGGCGATGTGAATAAAGATGGATTGGACGAAATGATTGTTGGCGCAAAAAAAGGTCATGAATCAAAGATTTATGTTACTAACAAAAACGGCGATAAATTATACAAAAAAAATGGTTTTTATCCATTTGGAAGTGGTAAAAGTAATTGTGGGATTAATGTTGCTTCTGGTGATTTGAATATGGATGGAACAGACGAGATTATTGCAAGTCAAGGCGCGCCTTGCAAATCAAGAGTTAAAGTTTTTAATAAATCCGGAAAATCAAAATTTAAGAAAAAAGGTTTTAAGCCGTTTAAAAAAGGAGTTGGCGTAACTGTTGCATCTGGTGATTTAGATGGTGATAATTATGATGAAATTATTGTTGGGCAAGAAAAAGATCAAGCAAAAATTTATATGTATAAATTGTCTGGAAATAGTTTTGTAAAAGTTTTTAAATCCAAAGGTTTTAAAGCATATTCAGGCAATAATGGTGTTAGAGTTTTTAGCGGAGATTTGGATTTTGATGGCAAAGATGAAATTGTAACTATGCCGAATTCAGCAAAAAAAGAAATTAAAGTATTCACAAAAACTGGCAAGAAAAAATTTAAAAGCTCTGGTTTTTTGCCGTATGGGAATTATACTAATTATGTGAGAACTTTTGTTGGTGATTCAAATACTGATGGATATTATGAAATTAATACATCTTCTTCTGGCAGTTCTTTAATAAAAGCATTCAGTTACAAAGGACAAAAATCTACTCCGAAAGTTATAAATAATTATACTCTGAATTCAAAAGAATTTGCAGTTGGACGTTTCTAA
- a CDS encoding YncE family protein gives MKKLYLMLAILGLFFLPAFVFAAPFAYIANSIDNTVSVIDEASSSVIKTIGVGTAPHGVAINPAGTKAYISNYESSNVSVIDVASQTLINNITVGTHPDYLASNSAGTRLYVGNRDSDNVYVIDMTSDAVISIISIGGEVGGIAISLDNSKAYVVDSTNDRVRIANLVNDANTITKDVSVGVDPLGAIISPIGDKVYISNTYGGAAGTVSVIDVATDTVSGSIAVGNNPIAMTINEDGSRLYVANFLSGSISVVDTSIRSVISTFTVGTMPMGIDLNSTEDGLLVVDYSADTVYQINSSTGVLSNSITVGNGPVSYYNFVTPTPAPTPTPEPTTVEIQQQNLVDGKRVKLKKALKKQTIEGQDLKLYFKKLPTKLTKGSKYYMKWKKTNKYPKGIEKVKKTAMKKVWKLNTNLKKYKAKVKKQNYTIKTTFTYTDAEFRKLKNANSNVRENELGLLVRKTTSNTWVPINDIWKNVTLKHNVEKNTFSFNITNSTELPVVPANLEFMIVETGFSSIIIDDSINVGPVRSMAVYHDKLYMAGTLLKSTRDDVYRTGMARYNGRNFTNIEGHLENVLDIDTSYIDLVFDNMVVYNNELYVSGTYYAGTHHNAELFNFIARWNGREWRTVGDRTNFGGKMAVYDGELYVTDTDRNQNYPIEKWDGHSWISLANEFPENISGFSTVSAMTVYNGELFFGGKFKDSNSEWHDLLKWNGRSYTFIDVGSEHYGEDVRYFKMLVFDNELYISTNVYFEEVNSSGDGLYKWNGESLSVVDLYNGADHVNGTYVNNIGIYNNELFMIGGFVENDFDFKAANWNGNSLTVLDLDLNSDTYDNLIDSDLIEYHNDLYGADESVLIKYHAQN, from the coding sequence ATGAAAAAATTGTATTTAATGCTGGCAATTTTAGGGTTGTTCTTTTTGCCTGCATTCGTATTTGCAGCGCCATTTGCATATATTGCAAATTCGATTGACAACACGGTCTCAGTAATTGATGAAGCTTCTTCTTCTGTAATTAAGACAATAGGAGTTGGTACTGCACCGCATGGTGTGGCAATCAATCCTGCTGGAACAAAAGCATACATCAGTAATTATGAAAGCAGCAATGTTTCAGTAATTGATGTTGCGTCTCAAACGCTCATTAATAATATAACAGTTGGCACTCATCCAGATTATTTAGCAAGCAATAGCGCTGGCACTCGGCTATATGTTGGCAACAGGGACAGCGATAATGTATATGTAATTGATATGACTAGCGATGCAGTCATTAGCATAATTTCAATAGGCGGTGAAGTTGGAGGAATTGCAATTTCTTTGGATAACAGCAAAGCATACGTTGTTGATAGTACAAATGATAGAGTGAGAATAGCTAATCTAGTAAATGATGCAAATACAATTACAAAAGATGTGTCAGTAGGAGTAGATCCACTAGGAGCAATAATCAGTCCAATAGGAGACAAGGTCTATATTTCTAATACATATGGCGGTGCAGCTGGCACAGTGTCAGTAATTGATGTAGCGACAGATACAGTTTCAGGAAGTATTGCAGTAGGGAATAATCCAATTGCAATGACGATAAATGAAGATGGATCACGTCTTTATGTGGCTAATTTTCTTTCAGGTTCAATATCAGTTGTTGATACGAGTATTAGATCAGTAATATCAACTTTTACTGTAGGAACAATGCCAATGGGAATTGATTTAAATTCTACAGAAGATGGACTATTAGTAGTTGATTATTCAGCTGATACAGTGTATCAAATTAATTCCTCAACTGGCGTATTATCAAATTCCATTACTGTAGGCAATGGTCCTGTTTCATATTACAATTTTGTGACTCCAACTCCAGCACCGACACCAACTCCAGAACCAACAACAGTTGAGATACAACAACAGAATCTAGTTGATGGAAAGAGAGTTAAATTAAAGAAAGCATTAAAGAAGCAAACAATAGAAGGTCAAGATTTAAAATTGTATTTTAAGAAATTGCCAACAAAATTAACTAAAGGCAGCAAGTATTATATGAAATGGAAGAAGACTAATAAATATCCAAAAGGAATTGAGAAAGTCAAGAAGACGGCGATGAAGAAGGTTTGGAAATTAAATACGAATCTTAAAAAATACAAAGCGAAAGTGAAAAAGCAGAATTATACAATTAAGACAACTTTTACGTACACAGATGCGGAATTTAGAAAATTGAAAAATGCTAATAGTAATGTTAGAGAAAATGAATTAGGACTTTTGGTTAGAAAGACAACAAGCAATACTTGGGTGCCGATTAATGATATTTGGAAGAATGTGACTCTTAAGCATAATGTTGAAAAAAATACTTTTTCTTTTAATATTACAAATTCAACTGAGCTTCCTGTTGTTCCTGCAAATTTGGAGTTTATGATTGTGGAGACTGGGTTTAGTAGTATAATAATTGATGATTCTATTAATGTTGGTCCTGTTCGGTCGATGGCGGTTTATCATGATAAGCTTTATATGGCTGGAACCTTACTTAAATCAACTCGTGATGATGTTTATAGAACTGGTATGGCAAGATATAACGGTCGTAATTTTACTAACATAGAAGGTCATCTTGAAAATGTATTAGATATTGATACAAGTTACATTGATCTCGTTTTTGATAACATGGTTGTATACAATAACGAGTTATATGTTTCTGGCACATATTATGCTGGTACACATCATAATGCAGAATTATTTAATTTTATAGCAAGGTGGAATGGTCGTGAATGGCGAACTGTGGGTGATCGTACTAATTTTGGTGGCAAAATGGCAGTTTATGATGGTGAATTGTATGTTACGGATACTGATAGAAATCAAAATTATCCAATTGAGAAATGGGATGGACATTCTTGGATTTCACTAGCTAATGAATTTCCTGAAAATATTTCTGGTTTTAGTACTGTTTCTGCGATGACTGTTTATAATGGAGAATTATTTTTTGGAGGAAAATTTAAAGATTCAAATTCGGAATGGCATGACTTATTGAAATGGAATGGGCGTTCTTATACGTTTATTGATGTAGGTTCAGAACATTATGGAGAAGATGTGAGATACTTTAAAATGTTAGTTTTTGATAATGAATTGTATATATCAACTAATGTTTATTTTGAAGAGGTTAATTCTAGTGGTGATGGATTATATAAGTGGAATGGAGAATCATTGAGTGTAGTTGATCTTTACAATGGTGCTGATCATGTAAATGGTACATATGTTAACAATATTGGTATCTATAATAATGAACTATTTATGATTGGGGGTTTTGTAGAAAATGATTTTGATTTTAAAGCTGCGAATTGGAATGGAAATTCTTTAACTGTTTTAGATTTAGACTTAAATAGTGATACTTATGATAATTTAATCGATTCAGATTTAATTGAGTATCATAATGATCTATATGGAGCTGATGAAAGTGTTTTAATAAAATATCATGCTCAGAATTAA
- a CDS encoding peptidoglycan DD-metalloendopeptidase family protein, with amino-acid sequence MNVKKVVVFSGLFVFGISLDSSAAPIEIWAPWEVGQRWQLGNAGSFYGEGYHVGASHFCVDANAVDSDDMGQDLLAAADGTVSQAFFNDGYGWMVRIDHANNTQTLYAHLLEQPVVFVGQRVSHGDVIGRCDNTPGMPFSTGSHLHFCLFQNGVSVPPSPMEGHDIFNGIIITSQNRSQPRYSCEYYRQDPEGLIELKQGEEKDFVVAFRNTGSNSWSNVRDNNNYIELRSVNHDGQLAPSFLCHESWLGNNCQRVTSQTANRVSSSEIAWFNFKVLASENIELDHEYKVYFRIWHKLAGYLDDWAEMHFRVIVRRIIECQVGQIETKPCDFCGQQIRNCTDRLLWTEWSQCGLLPGLECDPNQFDIQPCGHCGSMRRDCDITCHYGPWDICREQGVCEPNQVEEIECPFNIGECRIGHATRTCGPTCLWASISDCVPVGRSPEVCDLKDNDCNGSIDDGAHCKQQVFRYYYNNNGDVAHLYRLENDGVDGYRFEGAQFKTYRDKVDDRLTKLFKLRRENPRDHFYTISVNERDGAVGYERRGDIGYCSRVEVSGSIPLFRLYNNNATDHFYTTSRDERNYASESLGYNREGIECYVWEP; translated from the coding sequence ATGAACGTTAAAAAAGTTGTTGTATTTTCTGGTTTGTTTGTTTTTGGAATTAGTCTTGATTCTTCGGCAGCGCCAATTGAGATTTGGGCTCCATGGGAAGTAGGACAGCGTTGGCAACTTGGTAATGCTGGAAGTTTTTATGGCGAAGGATATCATGTTGGAGCGAGCCATTTTTGTGTTGATGCAAATGCTGTTGATTCTGATGACATGGGGCAGGATCTTTTAGCAGCAGCTGATGGTACTGTTTCGCAAGCATTTTTTAATGATGGCTATGGTTGGATGGTTAGGATTGATCATGCAAATAATACGCAGACACTTTATGCGCATTTGTTGGAACAGCCTGTTGTTTTTGTCGGTCAAAGAGTATCGCATGGTGATGTCATTGGCAGATGTGATAATACGCCAGGCATGCCATTTTCAACTGGTTCTCATTTGCATTTTTGTTTATTTCAAAATGGAGTTTCTGTTCCGCCATCGCCAATGGAAGGACATGATATTTTTAATGGCATTATTATAACTTCACAAAACAGAAGCCAGCCAAGATATTCTTGCGAATATTATCGACAGGATCCTGAAGGATTGATTGAATTGAAACAAGGCGAGGAAAAGGATTTTGTTGTTGCTTTTAGAAATACTGGTTCAAATTCTTGGAGCAATGTGAGAGATAATAATAATTATATTGAGCTAAGGTCAGTAAATCATGATGGTCAATTAGCGCCTAGTTTTCTTTGTCATGAATCTTGGTTAGGAAATAATTGTCAACGCGTAACCAGTCAAACAGCAAATAGAGTTTCTTCTAGCGAGATTGCTTGGTTTAATTTTAAAGTTTTGGCTTCGGAAAATATTGAGCTTGATCATGAATACAAAGTCTATTTCAGAATTTGGCATAAATTAGCTGGATATTTGGATGATTGGGCAGAGATGCATTTTCGAGTAATTGTTAGAAGAATAATCGAATGCCAAGTTGGTCAAATTGAAACTAAGCCTTGTGATTTCTGCGGACAGCAGATTAGAAATTGTACTGATAGATTGTTATGGACTGAATGGAGTCAATGTGGATTATTGCCAGGATTAGAATGCGATCCAAATCAATTTGATATTCAGCCTTGCGGACATTGCGGATCAATGAGACGTGATTGCGATATCACATGCCATTATGGTCCTTGGGATATTTGCAGAGAGCAAGGTGTATGCGAGCCAAATCAAGTTGAAGAAATTGAATGTCCATTTAATATTGGAGAATGTAGAATTGGTCATGCTACAAGGACTTGTGGACCGACATGTCTTTGGGCTAGCATCTCTGATTGTGTTCCAGTCGGTCGAAGTCCAGAAGTATGTGATTTAAAAGATAATGATTGTAATGGATCAATTGATGATGGAGCGCATTGCAAGCAACAAGTTTTTCGGTATTATTATAATAATAATGGAGATGTGGCGCATCTGTATAGATTAGAAAACGATGGAGTTGATGGTTATCGATTTGAAGGCGCACAATTTAAAACCTATCGAGATAAAGTTGATGACAGATTGACAAAATTATTTAAATTAAGAAGAGAAAATCCAAGAGACCATTTTTATACGATTTCAGTAAATGAAAGAGACGGAGCTGTTGGTTATGAACGCAGAGGTGATATTGGCTATTGTTCAAGAGTAGAAGTGTCTGGATCAATACCGCTTTTTAGATTATATAATAATAATGCAACAGACCATTTTTATACAACAAGTAGAGATGAGCGAAATTATGCGAGTGAAAGTTTGGGATATAATAGAGAAGGTATTGAATGTTATGTGTGGGAGCCATAA
- a CDS encoding sortase, whose product MKTTKHIFIILAIFIATYLLFNTPTLISQTDFLINKKTKIKKVTKILNHKSYENNTLIIPNLGISVPIKFIKNQNENIILENLKKGIVHFPYTAKPNKIGNSVYIGHSSNYLWNRGEYNSIFSNLNQIKKDDLIFIAFKNKLYKYKTFQTFYISPSDLEIFNQTNNKIITLLTCWPPGTTLSRLAVQAKQQNTRTKKH is encoded by the coding sequence ATGAAAACAACGAAACACATCTTCATCATCTTAGCTATATTTATAGCAACCTATCTCCTATTCAACACGCCAACCCTAATATCACAAACTGATTTTTTAATTAACAAAAAAACAAAAATAAAAAAAGTCACCAAAATTTTAAATCATAAAAGCTACGAAAATAATACTTTAATCATTCCAAACTTAGGAATTTCTGTCCCAATAAAATTTATTAAAAATCAGAATGAAAATATAATTTTAGAAAATCTAAAAAAGGGGATTGTTCATTTTCCTTATACAGCCAAACCAAACAAAATTGGCAATTCAGTCTACATCGGTCATTCCTCAAATTATTTATGGAACAGGGGAGAATACAATTCCATTTTTTCCAATTTAAACCAAATAAAAAAAGACGATCTAATCTTTATCGCCTTTAAAAATAAATTATATAAATACAAAACTTTTCAAACTTTTTACATCAGCCCATCAGATCTTGAAATTTTCAATCAAACAAATAATAAAATAATTACTCTTCTAACCTGCTGGCCTCCAGGCACTACTCTTTCACGCCTCGCAGTCCAAGCCAAACAACAAAACACTCGAACAAAAAAACACTAA
- a CDS encoding glycosyl hydrolase, with protein MKKASILTILVIFLASVFLPGFGLAKVNPIPYKDRVGLNVHWALGGDGDGLDTDYQTRLKDSKTKVVREHFQMETLWGNDINAWLRRYDLIMENYKKQNIKVVGMLAYNKDHDDFRVPNPVIWREFVALVADRYKDDVDVWEIWNEPDSPTYLTPNNPKAYGMILKPAYSVIKMIDPEATVITGGLSWPNPHFIEQMYQKYGNYFDGLGIHLYYADQYFAEGGSLNALLSDLDRARRIQEKYKKNQKIWITEMGASTGGTGITDDMQKEYFENAIPEMLRRKYVETILLYNIRDYDYRGLYENNFGLLKDNMQKKPAWGWYANIKIGPYGKKKIAKAEQKVLVAELTKNLKKEYFKTKEDRAKYLPGTYTWKWINLKNAYIYGGYKTKQIAYSLKYGKAVSYTIPFRLWKETKDYKEVMKNTFGVNKASVSVKKAKVKIKKEKAASKKSKVTKEHLNTKTPKH; from the coding sequence ATGAAAAAGGCCTCAATTTTGACAATTTTAGTGATTTTCTTGGCAAGCGTGTTTTTGCCTGGTTTTGGCTTGGCTAAGGTAAATCCTATTCCATATAAAGATAGGGTCGGTTTGAATGTACATTGGGCTTTGGGTGGAGATGGCGATGGTTTAGATACTGATTATCAAACAAGATTAAAAGATAGCAAAACAAAGGTTGTAAGAGAGCATTTTCAGATGGAAACATTATGGGGTAATGATATTAATGCTTGGTTGAGACGTTACGATTTGATAATGGAAAATTATAAAAAACAAAATATTAAGGTGGTAGGCATGTTAGCTTATAATAAAGATCATGATGATTTTAGAGTGCCTAATCCAGTAATTTGGAGAGAATTTGTGGCATTAGTTGCGGATCGTTATAAAGATGATGTTGATGTTTGGGAAATTTGGAATGAACCAGACTCGCCTACTTATTTAACACCAAACAATCCAAAGGCTTATGGAATGATTTTGAAGCCAGCATATTCTGTAATTAAAATGATTGATCCAGAGGCAACTGTAATTACTGGCGGTTTGTCATGGCCAAATCCACATTTTATTGAACAAATGTATCAAAAATATGGAAATTATTTTGATGGGTTAGGCATTCATTTATATTATGCTGACCAATATTTTGCTGAAGGTGGAAGTTTGAATGCATTATTATCTGATTTAGATCGAGCAAGAAGAATTCAAGAAAAATATAAAAAGAATCAAAAAATTTGGATTACTGAAATGGGCGCATCAACTGGTGGAACTGGAATTACAGACGATATGCAAAAAGAATATTTTGAAAATGCAATTCCAGAAATGTTGAGACGTAAATATGTTGAAACAATTTTGCTTTATAATATTAGAGATTATGATTATCGCGGATTGTATGAAAATAATTTTGGTTTATTAAAAGATAATATGCAGAAGAAACCAGCATGGGGTTGGTATGCAAATATTAAAATTGGACCGTATGGAAAGAAAAAGATTGCGAAAGCAGAACAAAAAGTTCTAGTTGCTGAATTAACTAAAAATTTAAAGAAAGAATATTTTAAGACTAAAGAAGATCGCGCAAAATATTTGCCAGGAACATATACATGGAAATGGATTAATCTAAAAAATGCTTACATTTATGGAGGCTATAAAACTAAACAAATTGCATATTCTTTGAAATATGGAAAAGCTGTCAGCTATACAATTCCATTTAGATTATGGAAGGAAACCAAAGATTATAAAGAAGTCATGAAGAATACGTTTGGCGTGAATAAGGCGAGCGTGTCTGTGAAAAAGGCAAAAGTCAAAATTAAAAAGGAAAAAGCTGCAAGCAAAAAATCAAAAGTAACGAAGGAACACTTAAACACTAAAACACCTAAACACTAA
- a CDS encoding polysaccharide deacetylase family protein, whose translation MKKFLIIFGLIIVFATVIYTSYSQKKPNKTNSQNASGALIKHLKIDPEIIERETRVPIILYHYVRNIAPQPDNLGWGLSVPPSTFQQQMEYLVKENYTTITPNDLYQYLKYGTPLPPKPIMLTFDDGYLDFFEEVFPVLRDNHLTATNFIISNFLGREKYLDWYHLKYMVASGRVFIGGHTLNHMKLTEVTPEQLEQEIVINKASLEEGLDTKIDYFAYPYGSYNDNVLNVIKKNKYKAAFTTEDGNVHKTSQLLKLPRIKVGGGDTVQSFAEKIKAE comes from the coding sequence ATGAAAAAATTCCTCATTATTTTTGGCTTAATAATTGTTTTTGCAACAGTCATTTATACCTCCTACTCTCAGAAAAAGCCAAACAAAACAAATTCACAAAATGCAAGCGGAGCTTTGATCAAACATCTAAAAATTGATCCAGAAATTATTGAACGAGAAACAAGAGTTCCAATTATTCTCTATCATTATGTAAGAAACATTGCTCCACAACCAGACAATTTAGGCTGGGGTCTTTCTGTACCTCCATCTACATTTCAACAACAAATGGAATATTTAGTAAAAGAAAATTATACAACTATTACTCCTAATGACCTTTATCAATATTTGAAATATGGGACTCCTCTACCACCAAAACCAATCATGTTAACATTTGATGATGGCTATTTAGATTTTTTTGAAGAAGTTTTTCCAGTACTTCGCGACAATCATTTAACAGCTACTAATTTTATCATTTCCAATTTTTTAGGCCGAGAAAAATATCTAGATTGGTATCACCTAAAATACATGGTTGCATCTGGCCGAGTTTTTATTGGCGGACATACTTTAAATCATATGAAATTAACTGAAGTAACTCCTGAACAATTAGAACAAGAGATCGTGATTAACAAAGCATCTTTAGAAGAAGGACTGGATACAAAAATTGACTATTTCGCCTATCCATATGGTAGCTATAATGATAATGTTTTGAATGTTATCAAAAAAAATAAATATAAAGCAGCTTTTACAACCGAAGATGGCAATGTCCACAAAACCAGCCAATTACTAAAATTACCAAGAATCAAAGTCGGCGGCGGAGATACTGTTCAATCTTTTGCAGAAAAAATCAAAGCAGAATAG
- a CDS encoding iron-sulfur cluster assembly scaffold protein has translation MEKYTELVLDHFENPRNVGEVKEHNASAMMANSKSACGDTIKLTLRIENNIIKDIKFQTLGCVASMAASSMLTSLAKNKTVDQALKITDIDVVKALGGMPAQKMLCSNFAASVLHQAIRSYLGT, from the coding sequence ATGGAAAAATATACTGAATTAGTTTTGGATCATTTTGAAAATCCAAGAAATGTTGGGGAAGTAAAAGAACATAATGCTTCTGCAATGATGGCGAATTCAAAATCAGCTTGTGGTGATACAATTAAGTTAACTCTTAGAATAGAAAATAATATTATCAAAGATATTAAATTTCAAACTTTGGGTTGTGTTGCAAGTATGGCTGCAAGTTCAATGCTGACGAGTTTAGCAAAAAATAAAACAGTTGATCAGGCATTAAAAATAACAGATATTGATGTTGTAAAAGCATTAGGCGGAATGCCAGCGCAAAAAATGTTGTGTTCTAATTTTGCAGCATCTGTTTTGCATCAAGCGATTCGCAGTTACTTGGGTACTTAG